The stretch of DNA ttcaccACAGAATAATTTAGAAGAATCTTTTAATCGATGATTTGGCAGTAACAAAATTCGGGAACAAAAATTGTAAATAGGCTACGAGCTTTTGAAAACGATCAAGTACAAAATCTTCTCATTTCTTGTTATTACTAAAATCTACTcctaaattttaatttggtcaattagtttttttttttctgttaaaaaaaactaaaactatttgttaacattaaatattttttttttaaaaaaaaaaaaaagcttttttGAACACAAGTAGAGGCTTCTGGcattgttttagaaataattttaaaaataaaattacgaaaaattgaaatttttaagAACAAAACTTGTTTTCTATTTCAtgacttttttttctttcaaattatatctcattatttattacaaacttttaaaattttaatcattcaatatttttattaattaatgttattgaggatttcaaaaactatttttagaaaatatatcaatcatacactttatttttcgaaaactATAAAAACTATTTTGCCTCTTTTTTTTTAacagaattttcaaaataaaaataaaaaagaatgctAACCCCAAGTCTCCGACTTAAaagttaatataaaataaaatctacCCTGGTATTGGTatattttcacaaaaatttatataagtTTGACTAAGGGGGAGACTTGtgaatactaattttttatctctcattctttttttcccgttatttaacaaaataattttgaaattgagTAACTTAATTAGccgaagcaaaaaaaaaaaatagaaaaactacACTTGCATTAAAATAGGTCACTGCTAAAGTGCTCTGTTACATGTACACAtaagttttatttgttttgctgCCAAGTAGAAGTAATAAGTTTTTAGCagaaaaaaagtaaatatttgAAATGATCCTTTAACCCAAAAAGTAAATTAGTAGCAGCTCAATTATAAAGTAGGAGAATAAAGCACACATGGGATATTGGGGATATAGAGAGACATAGAGACAcagatataatattatatactaGCTGTACCTTAATTGAAACACTTTTTTTTCTGTGGGGCCTTAATAATTCTAATTGGCCAGTTCTCCAAAACCCCTAACTATTTAAGACCCTCTTTCTACACCAATTAGCACACACACCATATTCCCTCAAGTCAAGCAATTCTTCTATCTCACTCTGAGTAGTTAGTACTACTCACTCTTATTGGCTATTATGGCTTCCTTAGTTGTAGTCATGGTGTTATTGGGAGCCTTCATTGGTCATCATCAGGCCACAGAGGCAGCTCGAGCATTTTTTGTGTTCGGTGACTCTCTTGTTGACAATGGCAACAACAATTATCTGGCCACTACAGCCAGAGCTGATGCTCCTCCTTATGGTGTGGACTACCCTACTCATCGCCCCACTGGCCGTTTCTCTAATGGCTTCAACATTCCTGACTTTATCAGTTCTGTTTTAACTGTCTTTCTCAATCCCATTTTCAATGGTTATACAtacatgtatattatatatttactaataaaatatcATGTATACTTTTTTCAGGCCTGAAAATTGGTTCAGAACCAACATTGCCTTACTTGAGTCCAGAGCTCACTGGTGAAAAGCTACTTGTTGGTGCAAACTTCGCCTCAGCTGGTATTGGAGTCCTAAACGACACTGGCGTTCAGTTTGTAAGTCTCTATTATTACCTTTTTATTTTTGACCAATTAACAATAATGTACAATGTGACACCTCATATAAGACCTAGTAATATACTCTTGTTTCTTTGTTGTCCTCAATCATTACTTTTTCAGTAATATATATGGATTGATGAAAAGGGTGCTGAAGAAAGAGTGCTGataaattgaattataattttaaatatgcaGATAAACATAATCAGAATGTACAGACAATTCCAGTACTTCCAGCAATACCAGCAAAGAGTTGCTGCCCTTATAGGAGAAGAACAGGCTAAGCAACTGGTTAACCAAGCACTTGTTCTAATCACAGTTGGTGGCAATGATTTTGTCAACAACTATTACTTAGTCCCTTTTTCTGCTAGATCTCGCCAATATGCTCTACCCGATTATGTCACATATGTCATCTCTGAGTACAGAAAACTTCTTTTGGTAcaaacaaatataatatatattattctcaatttccttctattttttttcatgtcattgtgtttttccaattattttatttctgtTTTGGTACACAGCAACTGTATGATCTTGGAGCCAGGAGGGTTTTGGTGACTGGGACTGGAC from Cannabis sativa cultivar Pink pepper isolate KNU-18-1 chromosome 2, ASM2916894v1, whole genome shotgun sequence encodes:
- the LOC115720789 gene encoding GDSL esterase/lipase LTL1, whose protein sequence is MASLVVVMVLLGAFIGHHQATEAARAFFVFGDSLVDNGNNNYLATTARADAPPYGVDYPTHRPTGRFSNGFNIPDFISLKIGSEPTLPYLSPELTGEKLLVGANFASAGIGVLNDTGVQFINIIRMYRQFQYFQQYQQRVAALIGEEQAKQLVNQALVLITVGGNDFVNNYYLVPFSARSRQYALPDYVTYVISEYRKLLLQLYDLGARRVLVTGTGPLGCVPAELALRSSNGQCSAELQRAAGLFNPQLIEMIKGLNSELGADIFIAVNTQQTHYNFITNPQAFGFVTSKVACCGQGPYNGLGLCTAASNLCPNRDIYAFWDAFHPSERANKMIVDQIHTGSTEYMYPMNLSTIMALDSRV